Proteins encoded in a region of the Aptenodytes patagonicus chromosome Z, bAptPat1.pri.cur, whole genome shotgun sequence genome:
- the S1PR3 gene encoding sphingosine 1-phosphate receptor 3: MMAAVTVPPDAPVGPQGNEEMDSLIVLHYNYTGKLILREKATDNIDLPAIAFLILCSFIVLENLMVLIAIWKNNKFHNRMYFFIGNLALCDLLAGIVYKVNILMSGKKTLSLSSTIWFIREGSMFVALGASTFSLLAIAIERHLTMIKMRPYDANKKYRVFLLIGTCWLISISLGALPILGWNCINNLPDCSTILPLYSKKYVVFCISIFIAILVAIVILYARIYILVKSSSRNVTNHNNSERSMALLRTVVIVVSVFIACWSPLFILFLIDVACRVKECSILYKANWFIALAVINSAMNPIIYTLASKEMRRAFFRLVCGCLVKSKVARSLPIQPTPDHSRSKSSSSNTQKPKEDFPPMNVPSCIAEKNESSFHNGNFCK, from the coding sequence ATGATGGCAGCAGTTACCGTGCCACCTGATGCTCCTGTCGGCCCTCAAGGAAATGAAGAGATGGACTCTCTGATCGTACTGCATTATAATTACACAGGAAAGCTTATTTTAAGGGAAAAGGCAACTGATAACATAGACCTGCCCGCTATTGCATTTCTGATCCTATGTAGTTTCATAGTCCTGGAAAACTTGATGGTGTTGATTGCCATATGGAAAAACAATAAATTTCACAACCGCATGTACTTTTTTATTGGCAATCTAGCTCTCTGTGATCTTTTAGCTGGGATTGTTTACAAAGTAAACATTCTTATGTCTGGGAAGAAAACTCTAAGCTTGTCCTCCACAATCTGGTTCATTAGGGAAGGCAGTATGTTTGTTGCCCTGGGAGCCTCCACTTTCAGCTTACTAGCAATAGCTATTGAGCGGCATTTGACCATGATTAAAATGAGGCCTTACgatgcaaataaaaaatacagagtgTTCCTTCTCATTGGTACGTGCTGGCTTATTTCGATTTCCTTGGGTGCCTTACCCATCCTCGGCTGGAACTGTATAAACAACTTACCAGATTGCTCAACAATTTTGCCTCTATACTCCAAGAAGTATGTTGTGTTCTGCATTAGTATCTTCATAGCCATTTTGGTTGCCATTGTCATCCTTTATGCCCGTATCTACATCCTGGTAAAGTCCAGCAGTCGTAATGTCACTAACCACAATAACTCGGAGCGGTCCATGGCACTTCTTAGGACTGTTGTGATCGTTGTTAGTGTCTTCATTGCCTGTTGGTCTCCGCTGTTCATCTTGTTCCTCATTGACGTGGCCTGCAGAGTCAAGGAGTGCTCTATCTTGTACAAAGCCAACTGGTTTATTGCTCTGGCGGTCATCAATTCTGCAATGAACCCCATCATCTACACTCTGGCCAGTAAGGAAATGCGTCGGGCTTTCTTTCGCCTTGTTTGTGGCTGCCTGGTGAAATCCAAGGTGGCCAGATCTTTGCCTATTCAGCCCACACCAGATCACAGTCGAAGTAAATCCAGCAGCAGCAATACCCAGAAGCCAAAGGAAGATTTCCCCCCGATGAATGTTCCCTCGTGTATCGCTGAGAAAAATGAATCTTCCTTTCACAACGGAAACTTCTGTAAGTAA